In Oryza brachyantha chromosome 2, ObraRS2, whole genome shotgun sequence, a single window of DNA contains:
- the LOC102700120 gene encoding uncharacterized protein LOC102700120 — MAAALTTVVLPRAAAVLRLAPRGRAASRPLCAAAGEASPSPSPETPPRRLVLYTKPGCCLCDGLKEKLHAAVLLAGTPYSLASLELQERDITTNPEWEQMYQYEIPVLAKLLADGSEEKLPRLSPRLSVELVQKKVFAAFDQ, encoded by the exons atggcggcggcgctaacCACCGTGGTGCTcccgcgggcggcggccgtaCTGCGCCTCGCGCCGCGTGGGAGGGCTGCGTCCCGCCCGCTctgcgccgcggccggcgaggcttcgccgtcgccgtccccggagacgccgccgcggaggctgGTGCTGTACACGAAGCCCGGGTGCTGCCTCTGCGACGGCCTCAAGGAGAagctccacgccgccgtcctgcTCGCCGGCACCCCCTACTCGCTCGCCTCCCTCGAGCTCCAG GAGAGGGACATCACGACGAATCCGGAGTGGGAGCAGATGTACCAGTACGAGATCCCGGTGCTCGCCAAGTTGCTCGCCGACGGCAGCGAG GAAAAGCTTCCAAGATTATCTCCCCGTCTAAGTGTGGAGCTCGTGCAGAAGAAAGTGTTTGCTGCATTTGATCAGTAA